A DNA window from Waddliaceae bacterium contains the following coding sequences:
- the gmd gene encoding GDP-mannose 4,6-dehydratase, with product MTKKALITGITGQDGAYLAKFLLDKGYIVHGIKRRSSLINTDRIDHLYEEIQTAETFILHHGDMTDSTSLIRIIQEVQPDEIYNLAAQSHVAVSFEAPEYTANSDAIGVLRILDAIRILKMEKKVKFYQASTSELYGLVQESPQSETTPFYPRSPYGVAKLYGYWITVNYREAYGIYACNGILFNHESPLRGETFVTRKITRAVAAIAYDMQECLYVGNLDAKRDWGHARDYIEAMWLMLQQDTPEDYVIATGEQHSVREFIERSFDYVGIDIAWHGEGVEEYGVATVRDDASHYYNGKTVVKVDARYFRPTEVETLLGDPTKAKKNLGWVAKTSFEELVNEMMESDLEGMAPLIMDYDDDEEEEIINEKVPTDVT from the coding sequence ATGACAAAAAAAGCTTTGATAACGGGAATCACCGGGCAGGACGGAGCATATCTTGCTAAATTTCTTCTTGATAAGGGTTATATCGTCCATGGTATCAAGCGGCGTTCGTCACTAATCAACACCGACCGTATCGACCATCTGTATGAAGAGATACAGACTGCCGAGACGTTCATCCTACACCATGGTGATATGACCGACTCTACGAGTCTTATACGTATCATCCAGGAAGTCCAGCCTGACGAGATCTACAACCTCGCTGCACAGAGCCATGTTGCCGTATCTTTCGAAGCGCCAGAATACACGGCGAATTCCGATGCCATAGGGGTTCTGCGTATCCTCGATGCCATCAGAATTCTTAAGATGGAAAAGAAAGTTAAATTTTATCAAGCATCGACGTCGGAGCTTTATGGTCTTGTCCAAGAGTCTCCACAAAGTGAGACGACGCCCTTCTATCCGCGCTCTCCTTATGGTGTAGCCAAGCTTTATGGGTATTGGATAACGGTAAACTACCGCGAAGCCTATGGAATATACGCCTGTAATGGCATCCTCTTCAACCACGAGTCCCCTCTTCGTGGAGAGACATTTGTAACCAGAAAGATAACGCGCGCTGTCGCTGCTATAGCTTATGACATGCAAGAGTGTCTTTATGTTGGGAATCTCGACGCGAAACGCGACTGGGGTCATGCCCGCGACTATATCGAAGCTATGTGGCTTATGCTGCAGCAAGACACTCCTGAGGACTATGTCATCGCCACTGGCGAGCAGCATTCCGTTAGGGAATTCATAGAAAGATCTTTCGATTATGTCGGCATTGACATAGCATGGCATGGTGAAGGCGTTGAAGAGTATGGCGTTGCCACCGTCCGTGACGATGCTTCTCATTATTACAATGGCAAGACTGTTGTTAAGGTCGACGCCCGCTATTTCAGGCCTACGGAAGTTGAGACTCTTCTCGGCGATCCTACTAAGGCGAAGAAAAACCTAGGATGGGTAGCAAAGACATCGTTCGAAGAGCTCGTCAATGAGATGATGGAATCAGACCTCGAAGGAATGGCTCCTCTTATTATGGACTACGACGACGACGAAGAAGAAGAGATCATCAACGAGAAGGTCCCTACCGATGTCACATAA
- a CDS encoding GDP-L-fucose synthase, with translation MSHNIIPHDAKIYVAGHRGLVGSSIVRRLEKEGYTNIVVRTHDDLDLTDQRAVKAFFEDEKPENVFLCAAKVGGILANDTYPAEFIYENLAIQQNIIHESWRCGVQRLIFLGSSCIYPRGCPQPMKEECLLTGTLEKTNRPYAIAKIAGIEMCWAYNRQYSTKFLAAMPTNLYGLNDSYHPENSHVLPALLRRFHEAKESGSPSVTCWGTGAVRREFLYSDDVADALFMLFSLDDDAYDAIVGSEEVPPLINIGCGEDMTIKELAEAIADAVDYRGEILWDTSRPDGTPQKLLDITKIKSLGWSSTTSLKEGLKKSYADMIKKI, from the coding sequence ATGTCACATAATATCATTCCACATGATGCCAAGATATACGTAGCAGGTCATCGTGGTCTTGTAGGGTCATCGATTGTTCGCCGTCTTGAAAAAGAGGGCTATACTAACATCGTAGTACGCACTCATGATGACCTCGATCTCACCGATCAGCGTGCTGTTAAAGCTTTCTTCGAAGATGAGAAGCCTGAAAACGTCTTCCTTTGTGCCGCTAAGGTTGGTGGTATCTTAGCCAACGACACATACCCTGCGGAGTTCATCTATGAGAACCTTGCTATACAGCAAAACATCATACACGAATCGTGGCGTTGTGGCGTGCAGCGTCTGATATTCCTTGGATCTTCGTGTATATATCCTCGCGGATGCCCACAGCCTATGAAAGAGGAATGTCTTCTTACTGGTACTCTTGAGAAGACAAACCGTCCATATGCCATCGCCAAGATTGCTGGCATTGAGATGTGCTGGGCGTATAATAGGCAATACAGCACGAAATTTTTGGCTGCCATGCCAACGAATCTCTATGGCCTTAACGATTCTTATCACCCTGAGAATTCTCACGTACTTCCTGCATTACTTCGAAGGTTCCATGAAGCCAAAGAGTCTGGATCTCCTTCCGTGACGTGTTGGGGAACTGGGGCGGTACGAAGGGAATTCCTTTATAGCGACGACGTTGCCGATGCTTTGTTTATGCTTTTCAGCCTCGATGATGATGCTTATGATGCTATTGTCGGTTCTGAAGAAGTCCCTCCTCTTATCAATATCGGCTGTGGCGAAGATATGACGATAAAAGAACTCGCCGAAGCGATCGCCGATGCTGTCGACTATCGTGGTGAGATCTTATGGGATACTAGTCGTCCTGATGGAACGCCGCAGAAGCTCCTCGACATCACGAAGATCAAGTCGTTGGGATGGTCTTCGACGACATCGTTGAAGGAAGGTCTTAAGAAAAGTTATGCTGACATGATCAAAAAAATATAG
- a CDS encoding glycosyltransferase family 4 protein: MDSKKITPRAGINIAFFVDAKPTSGGGFQYCCRAIRALKKYQPDNVNYIFFAFYHDVAEAYKKEGIEVLCIRETLSMPKDKKHPSKKHLLSSIVKRMPLPKHSIEKILMKVFDIDLVYFFAPSMQVLDFKTLPYVMTVWDLCHRDYNEFPEIRKNDEFERREKLYTTGLKKAAAITVDAPLSKDNIIRRYGIDDKRIHVLPFLPAAEGKSVAVDIDIKKKYSIANDYIFYPAQFWAHKNHIYILKALKALKENHDIKIDAIFTGSDKGNLKDILQKAEELGIAEQIHYLGFVDNEEMPSLYKQSLSLVMPTYFGPTNIPPLEAFLYGCPVCYSDLEGLKDQVGDAAFLMDLQDPKSLAEHLITIQKDKKVVEKKKALGKKILSQWSEEDFSRVIINIIEDYRILRECWQ, encoded by the coding sequence ATGGATAGTAAAAAAATAACACCAAGAGCTGGTATAAACATAGCTTTTTTTGTCGACGCTAAACCTACCTCAGGAGGGGGGTTCCAGTACTGCTGTAGAGCAATACGGGCACTGAAAAAATACCAGCCGGACAACGTCAACTACATATTCTTCGCCTTTTATCACGACGTCGCAGAAGCATATAAAAAAGAAGGTATAGAGGTCTTATGCATAAGAGAGACGCTCTCGATGCCTAAAGATAAAAAACACCCTTCAAAAAAACACCTACTGTCAAGCATAGTAAAAAGAATGCCACTGCCAAAACATTCTATAGAAAAGATCTTGATGAAGGTCTTCGACATAGATCTCGTATATTTTTTCGCACCATCAATGCAAGTGCTAGATTTCAAAACATTGCCATACGTCATGACAGTATGGGACCTGTGCCATAGAGATTATAACGAATTCCCGGAAATAAGAAAAAATGACGAGTTCGAAAGAAGAGAAAAACTATACACCACAGGACTGAAAAAAGCTGCGGCGATAACCGTCGATGCACCCCTCAGCAAAGACAATATTATCAGACGCTATGGTATCGATGATAAACGCATACATGTATTGCCTTTTCTGCCGGCGGCAGAAGGGAAAAGCGTTGCTGTTGACATCGATATCAAGAAAAAATACTCCATTGCCAACGATTACATTTTCTATCCTGCGCAGTTCTGGGCACATAAAAATCATATATATATACTTAAAGCTCTTAAGGCCCTTAAAGAAAACCACGATATAAAAATCGACGCTATATTCACGGGATCAGATAAAGGAAACCTAAAAGATATCTTGCAGAAAGCCGAAGAACTTGGCATCGCCGAGCAGATACACTATCTCGGCTTTGTCGATAATGAAGAAATGCCATCGCTGTATAAGCAGTCGCTTTCACTGGTAATGCCGACATATTTCGGACCCACAAACATACCACCACTAGAAGCCTTCCTATACGGATGCCCAGTTTGTTATTCCGACCTCGAAGGACTTAAAGATCAGGTCGGCGATGCTGCTTTTCTTATGGATCTCCAAGACCCAAAAAGCCTCGCAGAACACCTCATAACGATACAAAAAGACAAAAAAGTCGTCGAAAAGAAAAAGGCGCTAGGAAAAAAGATTCTATCACAGTGGAGCGAAGAAGATTTCTCGCGTGTCATCATCAACATCATCGAAGACTATAGAATCCTACGAGAATGCTGGCAATAA
- a CDS encoding class I SAM-dependent methyltransferase, producing MSQFGDLYAGYYDLLYNDKDYKAEAKFVDSLIKKYNATANTMLDVGCGTGKHAEIFADMGYAVHGIDLSEDMLAIARKQSKSDNVTFSKADVTAMKLDEKYDTIVSLFHVMSYQTTNEALIKAFEGVYNHLKDGGVFVFDFWYGPAVLSDKPATKIKRLENDDIKVTRLSEPVMYPERNVVDVNFDVFIEDKSSHEVTRKKELHTMRYLFDTELSMICDKIGFDVVETKVWMDDKQPNFESWNVVWIVKK from the coding sequence ATGAGTCAATTTGGAGATCTATACGCAGGATACTACGACCTGCTATATAACGATAAAGATTATAAAGCAGAAGCAAAGTTCGTCGACAGTCTTATAAAAAAATACAACGCCACGGCTAATACAATGCTGGACGTAGGATGTGGTACAGGAAAACATGCAGAAATTTTTGCCGATATGGGCTACGCCGTCCATGGCATAGACCTTAGCGAAGATATGCTGGCTATAGCACGGAAACAGTCAAAATCAGATAATGTCACCTTTAGCAAGGCCGACGTCACAGCGATGAAACTCGATGAAAAATACGATACCATCGTCTCGTTGTTCCACGTCATGTCATACCAAACTACCAATGAAGCCCTAATAAAAGCTTTTGAAGGCGTATATAACCACCTTAAAGACGGGGGAGTCTTCGTCTTCGACTTCTGGTATGGGCCTGCCGTCCTCAGCGATAAACCCGCCACGAAGATAAAAAGACTTGAAAACGATGACATCAAAGTTACAAGGCTGTCAGAGCCAGTAATGTACCCCGAACGCAATGTCGTAGATGTAAATTTCGACGTTTTTATAGAAGATAAAAGCTCACATGAAGTGACAAGAAAAAAAGAACTTCACACCATGAGATACCTATTCGACACAGAACTCTCAATGATATGCGATAAGATAGGATTCGATGTCGTAGAAACAAAAGTATGGATGGATGATAAACAACCAAATTTTGAAAGCTGGAATGTTGTATGGATAGTAAAAAAATAA
- a CDS encoding DegT/DnrJ/EryC1/StrS family aminotransferase, with the protein MIPVNEPLLDGNEKKYLSECIDTGWISSEGPFVKRFEEGMAQYVGRKHAVAVTNGSAALELAVAALKLHDGDEVIMPTFTIISCAQALVRHGVTPVLVDSDATTWNMNAADIEAKITPKTKAIMIVHIYGLPVDIDPIMALAKKYDLKIIEDAAEMIGQEYKNKKCGSFGDISIFSFYPNKHITTGEGGMVLCDDDELHERCKSLKNLCFQGKKRFVHEELGYNFRMSNIQAALGVAQLERIEEFVEKKRYIGKMYTDLLSDIDAIQLPLEKTDYSNNIYWVFGILIKEECNKTAEDIMMALKEYTIGTRPFFCPMHKQPVFKNMGMFVEEQHPIAENLYEKGLYIPSGMAITEEQMAKVSESLHKVVFV; encoded by the coding sequence ATGATACCAGTTAACGAGCCGTTACTTGACGGCAACGAAAAAAAATACCTGTCAGAATGCATCGACACCGGATGGATAAGCTCAGAAGGTCCCTTCGTGAAGAGATTCGAAGAAGGTATGGCACAGTATGTAGGAAGAAAACATGCCGTCGCTGTTACTAATGGATCAGCAGCGCTAGAGCTCGCCGTAGCAGCACTGAAACTTCACGATGGCGACGAAGTGATAATGCCAACATTCACAATAATCTCCTGTGCACAAGCCCTCGTAAGGCATGGCGTAACGCCTGTCCTCGTCGACAGCGACGCCACAACATGGAATATGAACGCCGCAGATATCGAGGCGAAGATAACACCAAAGACTAAAGCGATAATGATCGTACATATCTACGGTCTTCCCGTCGACATAGACCCCATTATGGCATTGGCAAAGAAATACGACCTTAAAATCATCGAAGACGCCGCAGAAATGATTGGGCAAGAATATAAGAACAAAAAATGCGGATCCTTCGGCGATATCAGCATTTTTAGCTTCTACCCCAACAAACATATCACCACTGGCGAAGGAGGGATGGTCCTATGCGACGACGATGAGCTCCACGAAAGATGTAAAAGCCTAAAAAACCTATGCTTCCAAGGCAAGAAAAGATTCGTCCACGAAGAACTAGGATACAATTTCAGGATGTCGAACATCCAAGCCGCCCTCGGCGTGGCACAGCTAGAAAGAATCGAAGAATTCGTAGAGAAAAAACGCTACATAGGGAAGATGTATACAGACCTGCTGAGCGATATCGATGCCATACAACTACCACTGGAGAAAACCGACTACTCTAATAATATCTACTGGGTCTTCGGGATCTTGATAAAAGAAGAGTGTAATAAAACAGCAGAAGATATAATGATGGCCCTGAAGGAATATACCATAGGGACAAGGCCATTTTTCTGCCCCATGCATAAACAGCCAGTCTTTAAGAACATGGGAATGTTCGTAGAAGAACAACACCCTATAGCAGAAAATCTCTACGAAAAAGGATTATATATCCCCAGCGGTATGGCCATCACAGAAGAACAGATGGCGAAAGTTAGCGAATCATTACATAAGGTGGTGTTTGTATGA